The following proteins come from a genomic window of Gynuella sunshinyii YC6258:
- a CDS encoding magnesium transporter: protein MAVNGEALNNSSRFEHQLEPILELLRRQKLVENLAQRQAQSRAELLETLVHRQHEVELRRKLKILNAADAAYLLDMLTLDQRWLVWSMLEEHVAAEAMLEMSEAVLTSIVEETDSNRLLKLLIHLDADELSEIAEFLPADVLASAKAQLEAAEQQWLEASLSYPEDSVGSLMSRDSFLVSPNQSLDEVIAAFRAMEEVPEQMDKLFVVQKPRHLVGVLPLTALLRHPGDERVNKVMQPNPVTFSADEDAEDAAHAFERYDLISAPVVDENRRVIGRLTVETMMDYLREHHEGAALAKEGLSARTDLFGPVMSGARARWLWLCINLATAFLATRFIALFEQTIISLVALATLMPIVASVGGNTGNQTIALFVRGLAMDHINRDNLRFLVMKELLISVINGALWGCLLGGVAFLLYGNPGISVVMAVATLLNLIIAAAAGIFTPLALAKSGRDPAMGASVVLTFVTDSMGFFIFLGLATWWLI from the coding sequence ATGGCAGTAAACGGTGAAGCCCTCAATAACAGTTCTCGTTTTGAACATCAGCTGGAGCCGATTCTGGAATTGCTGCGGCGTCAGAAGCTGGTCGAAAATCTCGCCCAGCGGCAGGCACAATCGCGGGCAGAACTGCTTGAAACGTTGGTGCACCGGCAACACGAAGTGGAACTGCGTCGTAAGCTGAAGATTCTCAATGCTGCCGATGCTGCTTACCTCTTGGATATGTTGACCCTGGACCAGCGCTGGCTGGTCTGGTCGATGCTGGAAGAGCATGTGGCGGCGGAAGCGATGTTGGAAATGTCGGAAGCGGTGTTGACCAGTATTGTGGAAGAAACCGATTCGAACCGGCTGCTGAAACTATTGATTCATTTGGATGCGGATGAATTGTCCGAAATTGCCGAGTTTCTTCCAGCAGATGTGTTGGCTTCTGCCAAAGCGCAACTGGAGGCCGCCGAGCAGCAATGGCTTGAGGCGTCTTTGTCCTATCCCGAGGACAGTGTTGGCAGTCTGATGAGCCGGGACAGTTTTTTGGTGAGCCCCAATCAGTCTTTGGATGAAGTGATTGCGGCTTTTCGGGCCATGGAAGAAGTGCCAGAACAGATGGATAAGTTATTTGTCGTACAAAAACCTCGTCACCTTGTAGGTGTTTTGCCGTTGACCGCCTTATTGCGACACCCCGGCGATGAACGGGTGAATAAAGTGATGCAACCTAATCCTGTAACCTTCAGTGCTGATGAAGATGCAGAGGATGCTGCTCATGCTTTCGAACGATATGACTTGATTTCAGCACCGGTGGTGGATGAGAACCGGCGGGTCATTGGCCGGTTGACGGTTGAAACCATGATGGACTATCTGCGTGAGCATCACGAAGGTGCTGCACTGGCGAAAGAAGGTTTGAGTGCCCGTACCGATTTGTTTGGTCCGGTTATGTCCGGTGCCAGAGCCCGGTGGCTGTGGCTGTGTATTAATCTGGCCACTGCATTTCTGGCCACTCGTTTTATTGCGCTGTTCGAACAGACCATTATCAGTCTCGTGGCGCTGGCCACCTTGATGCCGATCGTCGCCAGCGTTGGTGGCAATACGGGCAATCAGACCATCGCGCTGTTTGTGCGAGGCCTGGCCATGGATCATATCAATCGCGATAACCTGCGCTTTCTGGTTATGAAAGAGCTGCTGATCAGTGTTATCAACGGCGCACTCTGGGGGTGTCTGCTCGGGGGAGTGGCGTTTCTGTTATATGGTAATCCTGGAATTTCGGTGGTGATGGCGGTGGCTACATTGTTGAACCTGATCATCGCGGCTGCAGCGGGAATATTCACGCCATTGGCACTGGCGAAATCCGGACGTGATCCGGCAATGGGAGCGAGTGTGGTATTAACGTTCGTAACAGATAGTATGGGATTCTTTATTTTTCTTGGGTTGGCAACCTGGTGGCTGATTTAG
- a CDS encoding DsbA family oxidoreductase — MIRVDFISDISCPWCAIGVSAFVRALERVKGEIDVDLRFHPFELNPTMPPEGQALDQYLVQHVGISVHQLDTANAMLCERGAQVGFRFGHRTHIWNTFSAHQLLHWAGLEGGDDSQLKLKLALMQAYHGENRNPSSHAVLLELVQQVGLDVSRADEVLRSQEFAEAVRNEEQKWQKMGIHSVPAVIVEGEGVLGTRSVEQYEDMLKLMHSAMKEH; from the coding sequence ATGATAAGAGTCGATTTTATTTCAGATATTTCATGTCCCTGGTGTGCGATTGGTGTCAGTGCTTTTGTGCGTGCCTTGGAGCGCGTAAAAGGCGAAATCGATGTGGATCTGCGCTTCCATCCATTTGAACTGAATCCGACCATGCCACCGGAAGGTCAGGCGCTCGATCAGTATCTGGTACAGCATGTTGGCATATCGGTTCATCAGTTGGACACCGCCAATGCAATGTTGTGTGAGCGGGGTGCCCAGGTTGGATTCAGATTTGGTCATCGTACTCATATCTGGAACACTTTTTCGGCCCATCAATTGTTGCACTGGGCTGGCCTTGAAGGTGGGGACGATAGTCAGTTGAAATTAAAGCTGGCGCTCATGCAGGCTTATCATGGTGAAAATCGTAACCCATCGTCGCATGCTGTGTTGTTGGAACTGGTGCAGCAGGTGGGATTGGATGTTTCCCGGGCAGACGAGGTTTTACGATCACAGGAGTTTGCCGAGGCAGTTCGGAACGAAGAACAGAAGTGGCAGAAGATGGGGATTCATTCGGTGCCGGCAGTGATTGTCGAGGGCGAAGGTGTGTTGGGTACCCGCAGTGTGGAGCAGTATGAAGACATGTTGAAGTTGATGCATTCTGCCATGAAGGAACACTGA
- a CDS encoding ATP-binding protein has product MVSIVAFIVILYRGSSPRPGEITLAHNGVLFLDELPEYSRAVLDVLREPLESGKIVISRAARQITFPASFQLVAAMNPTPGGYAASDPRSQSYSAEQIRQYMSRVSGPFLDRIDMHVEVPPVPTQVLAAGQASESSAQVRQRVEQAWQIQLDRQGKGNHLLSTREIDHFCRLQNADSQLLQTAVDRLGLSARSYHRILKVARTLADLDQTKEIQRPHLTEALGYRQLDRIGNNIAR; this is encoded by the coding sequence TTGGTAAGCATTGTCGCATTTATTGTTATACTTTACAGAGGCAGTTCTCCCCGTCCCGGTGAAATCACATTAGCCCATAACGGTGTGTTATTTCTGGACGAATTACCGGAGTATTCCCGTGCAGTACTCGATGTACTGAGAGAGCCTTTGGAAAGCGGAAAGATTGTGATTTCCAGAGCAGCACGACAAATTACCTTTCCTGCCAGCTTTCAATTGGTCGCGGCCATGAACCCAACGCCAGGCGGCTATGCCGCCAGTGATCCACGCAGCCAATCGTATAGCGCCGAACAGATTCGTCAGTATATGAGCCGTGTTTCCGGGCCATTTCTGGATCGTATCGACATGCATGTGGAAGTCCCGCCGGTGCCGACTCAGGTGCTGGCTGCCGGACAAGCCTCTGAATCCAGCGCTCAGGTCAGACAACGGGTTGAGCAGGCCTGGCAGATTCAGCTTGATCGTCAAGGCAAAGGCAATCACCTGTTGTCGACCCGTGAAATTGACCATTTTTGCCGTTTACAGAACGCCGACAGTCAGTTGTTGCAGACGGCCGTCGATCGACTCGGGTTGTCTGCGCGCAGTTATCACCGGATTTTAAAAGTGGCAAGAACACTGGCGGATCTGGACCAGACAAAGGAGATTCAACGGCCCCATCTCACAGAAGCGCTGGGTTACCGGCAACTGGACAGAATTGGCAATAATATTGCTCGTTAG
- a CDS encoding heteromeric transposase endonuclease subunit TnsA produces MSTNSCDQFFPRQMRKIGPTRRSVSGHLAFRGQSSIPFESTLERDFLLRCEFSLSVLDIIAQPAEIPFKGKNGQTYTYTPDYLVYYRLGLRSHVDYPKPVLVEVKPETEWRENWRHWLPKWKAAWRFAQHQGWEFHIRDENRIRDTSLDNIRFLDRYKRMHFPETESQKVIESVQEMGAATPDYLLARHFMGIYRNEGLAHVWHLLATRQLDCDIGQPLNEMTELWVSADE; encoded by the coding sequence ATGTCTACAAATAGCTGCGATCAGTTTTTTCCACGCCAAATGCGCAAGATTGGGCCTACCCGGAGAAGTGTTTCCGGACACCTCGCATTCAGAGGACAGTCATCAATTCCTTTTGAATCAACCTTGGAAAGGGACTTTCTATTACGGTGCGAGTTCTCCCTATCCGTTCTGGATATCATTGCACAACCGGCAGAAATACCTTTCAAGGGCAAAAATGGCCAGACTTACACTTACACACCAGATTATCTGGTCTATTATCGCTTGGGCCTCCGCTCTCATGTGGACTACCCCAAGCCAGTTCTGGTTGAAGTAAAGCCTGAAACAGAATGGCGGGAAAATTGGAGACACTGGCTACCCAAATGGAAAGCCGCCTGGCGATTTGCCCAGCACCAAGGCTGGGAATTTCACATACGCGATGAGAACCGCATCCGGGACACTTCTCTGGATAATATCCGCTTTCTGGACCGTTATAAACGCATGCATTTTCCGGAAACAGAAAGCCAGAAGGTCATTGAGTCTGTCCAGGAAATGGGGGCTGCCACACCAGATTACCTCCTCGCTCGTCATTTCATGGGAATTTACCGTAACGAAGGTCTTGCTCATGTCTGGCACTTGCTTGCAACCAGGCAGCTTGACTGTGATATCGGGCAACCGCTCAATGAGATGACGGAACTATGGGTATCTGCTGATGAGTGA